The following are encoded in a window of Bacteroidia bacterium genomic DNA:
- a CDS encoding Lrp/AsnC family transcriptional regulator, with protein sequence MPKSKLDRIDLELLNLLQTQGNMTIKDLSAKVGLSAGPLHRRLKILEKNDIIKGYRALFNLARIGYDQLAFLEVTLKSGENSDGKFDEQITKVNNIIEAYRIEKSLALSGSRYLLKVALRHEEDATDWVAKNISQNGTVATVQVLPVEQVIDDSGFFSLREFYNRRVPLKK encoded by the coding sequence ATGCCAAAGAGCAAACTCGACCGGATTGATCTGGAATTGTTGAACCTGCTGCAAACGCAGGGAAATATGACGATCAAAGATCTGTCAGCAAAGGTGGGCCTTTCTGCAGGCCCACTTCATCGCAGGCTGAAAATTCTTGAAAAAAATGACATCATTAAAGGCTACCGGGCCCTCTTTAATCTTGCCAGGATCGGGTATGATCAGCTTGCCTTTCTGGAAGTAACCCTGAAATCGGGGGAAAATTCAGATGGAAAATTTGATGAGCAAATAACGAAGGTGAATAACATCATCGAGGCATACCGTATTGAAAAATCGCTTGCCCTTAGCGGATCCCGTTATTTGCTCAAAGTAGCCTTGCGCCATGAAGAAGATGCGACTGATTGGGTGGCAAAGAATATTTCCCAGAATGGCACGGTAGCCACCGTTCAGGTTTTGCCTGTGGAGCAGGTAATTGATGATTCAGGGTTTTTCAGCCTCAGAGAGTTTTATAACAGGCGTGTTCCCCTGAAAAAATAG
- a CDS encoding polyprenol monophosphomannose synthase, protein MSDSLVIIPTYNEIENVEKMLKKVFTLPKEFHVLIVDDGSPDGTAEAVKAMQKVYPQSLFLKERKGKMGLGTAYISGFEWALKRDYDFIYEMDCDFSHNPEDLIRLYDACTTGGADVAIGSRYVTGVNVVNWPMGRVLMSYFASYYVRMVTQMPVMDTTAGFMCYTRKVLKAIDFKKIKFKGYAFQIEMKFTAWKYGFNIVEVPIIFTDRTEGTSKMSKGIFKEAVLGVLHMRTKSLFRKYKVEN, encoded by the coding sequence TTGAGCGACTCCCTGGTCATTATCCCTACATACAATGAGATTGAAAATGTGGAAAAAATGCTCAAGAAGGTCTTTACCCTTCCCAAAGAATTTCACGTGCTGATTGTTGATGACGGTTCTCCGGATGGCACGGCTGAGGCCGTAAAAGCCATGCAGAAAGTTTATCCGCAGTCGCTCTTTTTAAAAGAAAGAAAAGGAAAAATGGGCCTGGGCACGGCATACATTTCCGGATTTGAATGGGCGCTGAAAAGAGACTACGATTTTATCTACGAGATGGATTGTGATTTTTCGCACAACCCGGAAGATCTCATCCGGCTCTATGATGCCTGTACAACCGGGGGTGCTGATGTCGCGATCGGGTCGCGATATGTAACCGGGGTAAACGTGGTGAACTGGCCAATGGGCCGCGTACTCATGTCCTATTTTGCATCGTATTATGTGAGAATGGTTACCCAAATGCCGGTGATGGACACCACCGCAGGGTTTATGTGTTATACCAGGAAAGTGCTGAAAGCCATTGATTTCAAGAAGATAAAATTCAAAGGCTATGCGTTCCAGATTGAAATGAAATTCACGGCCTGGAAGTATGGATTTAATATAGTGGAAGTTCCCATCATTTTTACTGATCGCACAGAAGGCACATCAAAGATGAGCAAGGGAATTTTTAAGGAAGCCGTGTTGGGCGTGCTTCACATGCGCACCAAGAGTCTATTCAGAAAATATAAGGTGGAGAATTAA
- the gldA gene encoding gliding motility-associated ABC transporter ATP-binding subunit GldA, with amino-acid sequence MATVQVEKLLKLYGTQHAVDNISFSVQKGDVVGFLGPNGAGKSTTMKILTGYILPTSGTASVTGHDIYDNPLGVRKATGYLPEHNPLYHEMYVKEYLRFIGHLYGLRKTTDRIAEVIDMTGLGLEKHKKIGALSKGYRQRVGLAQALLHDPEVLILDEPTSGLDPNQIVEIRNLIREIGKSKTIILSTHIMQEVQSMCNRVVIINRGKLVADSTTEELIYQSQGHEFVRVQFKHEANLDALKQIKKVKSVQKQGLVYTIRAEAGYEVRERIFHYAMETGNIILDMQKEGESLEKIFQELTVSGNRILSDG; translated from the coding sequence TTGGCAACAGTTCAAGTCGAAAAATTACTTAAATTATATGGTACGCAGCACGCTGTGGATAATATTTCTTTTTCAGTACAAAAAGGCGATGTTGTAGGCTTCCTGGGGCCGAATGGAGCTGGGAAATCCACAACTATGAAAATTTTGACCGGATATATTCTGCCAACATCCGGCACCGCCTCGGTTACCGGACATGATATTTATGACAATCCCCTTGGGGTAAGAAAAGCCACCGGATACCTCCCGGAGCACAACCCGCTGTACCATGAGATGTACGTGAAAGAATACCTCCGGTTTATCGGTCACCTGTACGGTTTGCGAAAAACGACCGACCGCATTGCTGAAGTGATAGATATGACCGGCCTGGGACTAGAGAAGCATAAAAAAATTGGCGCCCTTTCCAAAGGATACAGGCAACGGGTAGGCTTAGCGCAGGCCCTGCTTCATGATCCGGAAGTATTGATCCTGGATGAACCTACCTCCGGCTTGGATCCTAACCAGATTGTGGAGATCCGCAACCTGATCCGCGAAATAGGAAAAAGCAAAACCATCATTCTTAGTACGCACATTATGCAGGAGGTTCAGAGCATGTGCAATCGGGTAGTCATCATAAACCGTGGTAAACTGGTGGCAGACAGCACTACCGAAGAACTTATCTATCAATCTCAGGGGCATGAATTTGTCCGGGTTCAGTTCAAACATGAGGCGAATCTGGATGCCTTGAAACAAATTAAAAAGGTGAAAAGTGTGCAAAAGCAGGGACTCGTATATACAATTCGCGCAGAGGCAGGATATGAAGTAAGGGAACGGATTTTTCATTATGCCATGGAAACCGGGAACATCATTCTGGATATGCAAAAGGAAGGCGAGAGCCTTGAGAAAATATTCCAGGAATTGACCGTTTCCGGAAACAGGATACTGAGTGATGGCTAA
- the gldF gene encoding gliding motility-associated ABC transporter permease subunit GldF, which yields MIAILRKEINLFFSSLIAYIVIAVFLVMNSLFIWILPDSSVLEFGYATLDQLFEVAPWVFMFLVPAITMRFFAEERRSGTIEIIATKPVSNLRIVLGKYFAGLVLVIFSILPTLLYFYTIYVLAAPVGNVDIGATTGSYIGLLLLGGCYVGLGLLASSITDNQIVAFIAGLFLCFLFYALLEWLRSFTVMSPLDPVLEAINIQSHYTSISRGVLDTRDLVYFLSLIGLSIGITNTIIESRKW from the coding sequence ATGATCGCGATTCTCAGAAAGGAGATCAACCTTTTCTTCAGTTCCCTTATTGCCTACATTGTCATTGCCGTTTTCCTGGTGATGAACAGCTTGTTTATCTGGATATTACCGGACAGCAGTGTACTGGAATTCGGTTATGCCACGCTTGATCAGCTATTTGAAGTAGCTCCCTGGGTCTTCATGTTCCTGGTTCCCGCCATTACGATGCGCTTCTTCGCGGAGGAGAGACGAAGCGGAACCATCGAGATCATTGCCACAAAACCGGTGAGCAACCTCCGCATTGTCCTCGGTAAATATTTTGCCGGCCTGGTGCTGGTGATCTTCAGCATATTGCCTACCCTGCTTTATTTCTATACCATCTATGTGCTTGCCGCCCCTGTGGGCAATGTGGATATAGGAGCTACAACAGGTTCTTATATCGGACTCCTCCTGTTGGGAGGCTGCTATGTGGGATTGGGATTGCTGGCCTCTTCAATTACGGATAATCAGATCGTGGCATTTATTGCCGGCCTGTTCCTGTGCTTCCTTTTTTATGCCTTGCTGGAGTGGCTCCGAAGTTTCACCGTAATGAGTCCATTGGATCCGGTACTGGAGGCTATTAATATTCAAAGCCATTATACCTCAATAAGCCGCGGAGTGCTGGACACCCGCGACCTCGTCTATTTTCTCAGCCTCATCGGGCTTTCTATTGGCATCACCAACACCATCATTGAAAGCAGAAAATGGTAA
- a CDS encoding FAD-dependent oxidoreductase, translating to MKSYKYIIAGGGVAAGIAAQKFIELGVGKGELAIISDDNTEPYHRPPLSKGFLAGNEEKENLYINKSSFYEENGIDVLLNTLITGADFAQKILSTEGGKEIKYEKLLIATGSRLRKFDVPGIDLPGLHYLRTMNDSRDIRSSMKKGKKAVTIGGSYISMETAAVCAQNGMEVTMVFPERRVMEKFFTPEMSQFFEKYFKERGVSMMPNESVASFSGIRKVTLVVLQSGRQVGANLVIAGIGVDPAIEPFRHTLIKINKGIVVNEYLETNQPDVYAAGDITRYKDLLFNTDRRLDHWDNAKSQAIHAVNVIMGKREPYNYLPYYFSEVFDLSFEYWGDEEEADEIVYRGDVESNSFSTWWLSNGRLMAAFVMGRPEEEREKAQEWIKEKKMLNGEELEAAESLSDL from the coding sequence ATGAAATCTTATAAATACATTATAGCCGGTGGAGGTGTCGCTGCCGGGATTGCTGCACAAAAATTTATAGAACTCGGAGTAGGTAAGGGTGAACTCGCCATCATTTCGGACGACAATACAGAACCTTACCACCGGCCCCCGCTTTCCAAGGGATTTTTAGCCGGTAATGAGGAAAAGGAAAATCTTTATATTAATAAGAGCAGTTTTTATGAAGAGAATGGAATTGACGTGTTGCTCAACACGCTGATCACTGGCGCTGATTTCGCACAAAAAATATTGAGTACCGAAGGCGGTAAAGAAATAAAATACGAGAAGCTCCTGATCGCCACCGGTTCCCGGCTCAGGAAGTTTGATGTGCCGGGAATTGATCTGCCAGGGCTGCATTATCTGCGTACCATGAATGATTCGCGGGATATTCGCAGCAGCATGAAAAAAGGCAAAAAGGCCGTAACCATCGGAGGTAGTTATATCAGCATGGAAACTGCAGCGGTTTGCGCTCAGAACGGGATGGAGGTTACGATGGTGTTTCCTGAAAGAAGAGTAATGGAAAAATTCTTCACCCCTGAGATGTCGCAGTTCTTTGAAAAATATTTTAAGGAGCGGGGAGTTTCAATGATGCCGAATGAATCAGTTGCCTCTTTTTCCGGTATCAGGAAAGTGACGCTTGTGGTGTTACAATCCGGCCGGCAGGTAGGCGCCAACCTTGTGATTGCAGGCATCGGTGTGGATCCTGCTATTGAGCCATTCCGGCACACGCTCATAAAAATCAACAAAGGGATTGTGGTCAATGAATACCTCGAAACAAATCAACCCGATGTTTATGCGGCTGGAGATATAACCCGTTATAAGGATCTGCTATTTAATACAGACCGGAGGCTGGATCATTGGGACAATGCCAAATCCCAAGCCATCCATGCCGTCAATGTAATAATGGGAAAGCGCGAGCCCTACAATTATCTGCCGTATTATTTTTCTGAAGTATTCGATCTTTCTTTTGAATATTGGGGCGATGAAGAAGAGGCCGATGAGATCGTATACCGGGGAGATGTGGAAAGCAACAGCTTCAGCACCTGGTGGCTCAGCAATGGCCGGTTAATGGCCGCATTCGTAATGGGACGGCCAGAGGAAGAGCGCGAAAAAGCGCAGGAATGGATAAAGGAGAAAAAGATGCTGAATGGCGAAGAACTCGAAGCGGCAGAATCGCTGAGCGATCTTTAA
- a CDS encoding DUF4340 domain-containing protein: MIKKLIIPMLVLSCLAVLAFYFINKEETKERPDRQDFTIKDTAAVDRIFLADRMGNRITLTRQPDNRWMMNDQFLANQSYIDILLTTIRKMEVKNPVPLSYREVAIKELATTGTKVEIYKDDELFKTFYVGGNTQDELGTYMQIGGAKDPYVVHIPGFNGYLNTRFDANLRDWKTKEIVPLSPGNIASVSIEYPQQPEFSFILHATKEGEYHLANPSAGTEMSQTLPPPVARTYLGGLKNLQFEGYVPGVRNERADSLWNSVPIARIAVTSHNNQTRRMRVFPSATARDNPIYQDRMYLMFEESPREVTQVQQGTFSRLLKTYPELAGQK; the protein is encoded by the coding sequence ATGATAAAAAAGCTGATCATACCCATGCTCGTGCTGAGTTGCTTGGCAGTGCTTGCTTTTTATTTTATAAATAAAGAAGAAACTAAAGAACGGCCTGACAGGCAGGATTTTACGATAAAAGATACGGCAGCGGTGGACAGGATTTTCCTGGCAGACAGGATGGGAAACCGCATTACACTTACCCGCCAGCCCGACAATCGCTGGATGATGAATGATCAGTTCCTCGCCAACCAAAGTTATATTGACATTCTATTGACCACTATCAGGAAAATGGAAGTCAAGAACCCTGTGCCGCTAAGCTACAGGGAAGTGGCAATTAAGGAATTGGCTACAACAGGTACTAAGGTGGAGATCTATAAAGATGACGAGCTGTTTAAAACTTTTTATGTAGGAGGAAATACTCAGGATGAATTGGGTACCTACATGCAAATAGGTGGAGCCAAAGATCCTTATGTGGTGCATATTCCAGGTTTCAATGGGTATCTCAATACCCGGTTTGATGCGAATTTGAGAGACTGGAAAACGAAGGAGATCGTACCCTTGTCACCCGGAAATATCGCATCTGTTTCAATAGAATATCCACAGCAGCCTGAGTTTTCCTTTATCCTTCATGCCACCAAAGAGGGTGAATATCACCTTGCCAATCCTTCAGCCGGAACAGAAATGAGCCAGACCCTGCCACCGCCCGTTGCACGAACATATCTGGGAGGATTGAAAAATTTGCAGTTCGAGGGGTATGTACCGGGCGTGCGGAATGAACGGGCAGATTCGCTGTGGAATTCCGTTCCTATCGCCCGTATTGCCGTAACATCGCATAACAACCAAACCCGGAGGATGCGTGTCTTTCCTTCAGCTACCGCCCGCGATAATCCTATTTACCAGGACAGGATGTACCTGATGTTCGAAGAATCACCACGGGAGGTTACCCAGGTGCAGCAAGGAACATTTTCCCGGTTGTTGAAAACCTACCCCGAACTCGCAGGGCAGAAATAA
- the gldG gene encoding gliding motility-associated ABC transporter substrate-binding protein GldG, with the protein MVKKKNSRKYKVQALVHLTILIAIILLLNVISTFVYSRLDLTEDNRYTLGYSTKQMMQGLDDIVYIKVYLEGELPAGFRKLQESTRELLDELEVYSGGMVQYEFIDPLAGKDAKDKRYIMEQLQGQGLEPVDLEVAGDEQTIRKVIFPGAILTYRNRSVPVSLFENQMGMAPLQVLHNSEVGLEYQLANALRRVRNTWKPDVAFIHGHGELDTIHTADLRQELRNYYRVSDLNLTQYKVEKLQEYEVAIVAKPDTTFSEVDKFKIDQFIMNGGKVLWLIDRLKADLRSLGPDGTGLTNDYPLNITEDLLFGYGVRINPDLVQSMQAGFIPIVTGTSGGRPQTSLKKWVFYPLAGEDAPHPIVKNSNPVMLKFSNSLDTVKVENVEKTVLLSTSPNSRLVYNPVRINLQMVRENPNPALFNKGQIPVAILLEGNFTSVFRNRLAPQTLESGQYGDVREKSDTTAMIVVSDGDVASSQISPDGRQVLPLGYDRYTNQTFGNKTFILNCIDYLAGHSGLLALRTKEIRMRMLDQARVKENKVIWQVINTVLPLVFLILFGIIYNYVRKRKYS; encoded by the coding sequence ATGGTAAAGAAAAAGAACAGCCGGAAATATAAAGTGCAGGCGCTGGTGCATCTGACCATTTTGATTGCCATCATTCTCCTGCTCAACGTAATATCAACCTTTGTTTACAGCCGCCTTGATCTGACAGAGGACAACCGGTACACGCTCGGCTACTCCACAAAACAAATGATGCAGGGCCTGGACGACATCGTATATATTAAGGTCTATCTTGAGGGAGAATTGCCTGCAGGTTTCCGCAAGCTGCAGGAATCTACAAGGGAATTGCTGGATGAGCTTGAGGTATATTCAGGTGGAATGGTGCAGTATGAATTCATAGATCCTTTGGCGGGTAAAGATGCCAAAGACAAGCGCTACATTATGGAACAGCTTCAGGGGCAGGGACTGGAGCCGGTAGACCTGGAAGTAGCCGGAGACGAGCAAACCATCCGGAAAGTGATTTTTCCCGGAGCTATTCTTACCTATAGAAATCGCTCTGTTCCGGTGAGCCTTTTTGAGAATCAGATGGGAATGGCGCCCCTGCAAGTTCTTCATAATTCTGAAGTAGGCCTGGAATATCAATTGGCGAACGCCCTGAGAAGAGTCCGCAACACCTGGAAACCTGATGTGGCTTTTATCCACGGCCACGGAGAACTTGATACCATCCATACGGCTGACTTGCGCCAGGAATTGCGAAATTATTACCGTGTTTCTGATCTTAACCTCACGCAGTATAAGGTAGAAAAGCTTCAGGAGTATGAGGTCGCCATAGTAGCCAAGCCCGATACCACGTTTAGTGAAGTAGATAAATTTAAAATTGACCAGTTCATAATGAATGGCGGAAAAGTGCTCTGGCTTATTGACCGCCTGAAGGCTGACCTGCGGTCGCTCGGTCCGGACGGCACGGGCCTCACCAACGATTATCCGCTTAATATCACTGAAGACCTGCTCTTTGGTTATGGAGTACGCATCAATCCTGACCTTGTGCAGAGCATGCAGGCCGGATTTATCCCGATCGTTACGGGCACTTCCGGTGGAAGGCCACAAACGTCCCTTAAGAAATGGGTCTTCTACCCGCTTGCCGGAGAGGATGCACCGCACCCCATCGTAAAAAACAGCAATCCTGTGATGTTGAAATTCAGCAACTCTCTTGATACGGTTAAAGTGGAAAATGTTGAGAAAACGGTCTTGTTGAGTACATCCCCGAATTCACGGCTTGTCTATAACCCGGTGAGAATAAACCTGCAAATGGTGAGGGAAAATCCTAATCCTGCATTGTTCAATAAAGGACAGATCCCGGTGGCAATTCTTCTGGAAGGGAATTTCACCTCGGTATTCAGAAACCGCCTGGCACCTCAGACGTTGGAGTCGGGCCAGTACGGGGACGTCCGTGAAAAAAGCGATACTACGGCAATGATCGTGGTTTCGGATGGAGATGTGGCCAGCAGCCAGATTTCGCCTGACGGACGGCAGGTGCTGCCACTGGGCTATGACCGGTACACAAACCAAACTTTTGGAAACAAGACCTTTATTCTTAATTGCATAGATTATCTGGCCGGCCACTCGGGGCTGCTGGCACTGCGCACCAAAGAGATACGCATGCGCATGTTGGACCAGGCCCGCGTTAAGGAAAATAAAGTGATATGGCAGGTGATTAACACCGTGCTGCCGCTGGTATTCCTTATACTGTTCGGCATTATCTACAATTACGTTAGAAAAAGAAAATATAGCTGA
- a CDS encoding dihydroorotase, translating into MGSTLIRNARIVNEGKTQQGDLLIRDGRIEKIADSITAPSHQHKIVEAEGLCLLPGVIDNHVHFREPGVTRKANIYSESRAAVAGGVTSFMEMPNTVPNAVTLSLLEEKFALAQQKAFANYSFYLGATNDNLEEIKKADPGQICGIKVFMGSSTGNMLVDDEQTLGKIFSESPMLIATHCETEEIILRNLEQAKKRYGADIPFSAHPEIRSVEACLLSSQKAVELARKNSARLHILHLTTAEEISLFTNKIPLADKKITTEVCVHFLWFDASNYNEMGSKLKCNPAIKEARHREALMAALLENKIDIVCSDHAPHLPDEKNRPYLEAPAGIPLVQHTLPAMLEFVHQKKITLEQVVEKMCHAPAMVYQVAERGFIREGYFADLTLVDPEKPTLVEAKNIYYKCGWSPFEGEIFHGQVLKTWVNGKPVWENGTWGETAGQRLQFNR; encoded by the coding sequence ATGGGTTCCACCCTTATCCGGAATGCCCGCATCGTAAATGAGGGCAAAACGCAGCAAGGCGATCTGCTGATCCGGGACGGTCGCATAGAGAAAATCGCAGACTCCATTACCGCGCCTTCTCACCAACACAAGATTGTGGAAGCGGAGGGATTATGCCTCCTCCCCGGTGTTATTGATAACCATGTCCATTTTCGCGAACCGGGCGTAACCCGCAAGGCTAATATTTATTCAGAATCCAGGGCGGCCGTTGCCGGGGGCGTAACTTCCTTTATGGAAATGCCCAACACGGTTCCTAACGCAGTGACCCTTTCGCTGCTTGAAGAAAAGTTTGCGCTGGCGCAGCAAAAGGCTTTTGCCAATTACTCTTTTTATCTGGGCGCCACCAATGATAATCTCGAAGAAATAAAAAAGGCCGATCCCGGTCAGATCTGTGGAATTAAAGTCTTTATGGGTTCCTCTACCGGCAATATGCTGGTAGATGATGAGCAAACGCTGGGAAAAATATTCAGCGAATCGCCTATGCTCATTGCCACTCATTGCGAAACGGAAGAGATCATTCTCAGAAATCTGGAACAGGCGAAGAAGCGGTATGGAGCGGATATCCCTTTTTCTGCCCATCCTGAGATCCGCAGTGTCGAAGCCTGCCTTTTGTCATCGCAAAAAGCCGTGGAACTGGCTCGGAAAAATAGTGCGCGGCTCCACATCCTGCACCTGACTACAGCCGAGGAAATTTCACTTTTTACCAATAAAATTCCTTTGGCTGATAAAAAGATCACGACTGAGGTGTGCGTTCATTTCTTGTGGTTTGATGCCAGCAATTATAATGAAATGGGCAGCAAGTTGAAATGCAATCCTGCTATCAAAGAGGCCCGCCACCGGGAGGCGCTGATGGCTGCCTTGCTGGAAAATAAAATTGATATTGTTTGCTCCGACCATGCGCCTCATTTACCGGATGAAAAAAATCGCCCCTATCTGGAAGCCCCGGCCGGAATTCCCTTGGTTCAGCATACATTGCCCGCCATGCTGGAGTTTGTGCATCAAAAAAAAATAACCCTCGAGCAGGTCGTGGAAAAAATGTGTCATGCCCCGGCAATGGTTTACCAAGTGGCGGAAAGAGGATTTATACGCGAAGGATATTTTGCTGACCTAACGCTTGTAGATCCCGAAAAACCAACATTGGTAGAGGCTAAAAATATTTACTATAAATGTGGCTGGTCTCCTTTTGAAGGTGAAATATTCCACGGGCAGGTGCTGAAAACCTGGGTAAATGGAAAACCGGTTTGGGAAAACGGAACATGGGGGGAAACTGCAGGGCAGCGCCTGCAGTTTAACCGGTAA
- the dnaN gene encoding DNA polymerase III subunit beta translates to MKFIASSSALQKHLQQINGVISTHAVIPILEYFLFEVEEGNLTITGTDLEVSMRSVMDVEAKEDGRIAIPARIIQDILKTLPDQPVTFTISEENNSIELTSDSGRYKIAGENPEDFPRFPEVENASNISLPAGVMERAITSTIFAVGTDELRPALTGLLFKLAENDITFVATDGNKLVKYQRLETGSESEDTFIVPKKALGILRNSLPDGDQEVKMEYNSVNALFTFRNIKLICRLIDERFPDYNAAIPKEAPNMLTMNRTQFMNALKRISIFSNKTTYQVKLTIAGSELQLNAQDIDFANEAHERLQCEYDGQDLEIAFNARFLIEMLSILDSDEVTIALSEYNRPGVLRPKPSEENEEILMLLMPIVVNV, encoded by the coding sequence ATGAAATTTATAGCCTCCAGTTCAGCACTTCAGAAACATCTACAGCAGATAAACGGGGTCATCAGCACCCATGCTGTGATTCCCATTTTAGAGTATTTCCTCTTTGAAGTTGAGGAGGGAAACCTCACGATCACCGGCACCGACCTCGAAGTTTCCATGCGCAGCGTGATGGATGTGGAAGCCAAAGAAGACGGACGCATTGCCATTCCGGCCAGGATCATTCAGGACATCCTCAAAACGCTGCCGGATCAACCCGTTACTTTTACCATCAGCGAGGAAAATAATTCCATTGAACTTACCTCTGATAGCGGACGGTACAAGATTGCTGGAGAAAATCCTGAAGACTTTCCCCGTTTTCCCGAAGTTGAGAATGCTTCCAATATTTCACTCCCGGCAGGTGTGATGGAGCGCGCTATCACCTCCACCATTTTTGCCGTAGGCACGGATGAATTAAGACCGGCACTCACTGGGCTGCTCTTTAAGCTGGCTGAAAATGACATCACCTTTGTGGCTACTGATGGTAATAAGCTCGTGAAGTACCAGCGTCTGGAGACAGGTTCTGAATCTGAAGATACTTTCATTGTACCCAAAAAAGCTTTGGGCATTCTGCGCAATTCTTTGCCAGATGGAGACCAGGAAGTGAAGATGGAGTACAACAGCGTCAATGCACTTTTTACCTTCCGGAATATAAAGCTCATCTGCCGTCTGATTGACGAACGGTTCCCGGATTACAACGCTGCCATACCGAAGGAAGCGCCCAATATGCTCACCATGAACCGCACGCAGTTTATGAATGCGCTCAAGCGAATCTCCATTTTTTCTAATAAAACCACCTACCAGGTAAAGCTCACCATTGCCGGCAGCGAACTGCAGCTTAATGCCCAGGATATTGATTTCGCAAATGAAGCGCACGAGCGGCTCCAGTGCGAGTATGATGGACAAGACCTGGAAATTGCCTTCAACGCCCGTTTCCTTATTGAAATGCTGAGCATCCTCGATTCAGATGAGGTTACCATCGCACTCTCGGAATACAACCGGCCAGGCGTTTTGCGTCCTAAACCTTCAGAGGAGAACGAAGAAATACTGATGCTCCTGATGCCTATCGTAGTGAACGTATAA
- the coaD gene encoding pantetheine-phosphate adenylyltransferase, whose product MSRIAIFPGSFDPITLGHLDILERAADLFDEIIVAIGINTTKQYMFPLEKRKEMIAEALKHKPHIQVETYQGLTVDYCRHRGAKFILRGLRSARDFDHESAIAGMNRGLNSGIETIFLISSPQYTHISSTIVREILKNKGDVSGFVPPGTAHIYENL is encoded by the coding sequence ATGAGCCGAATTGCTATATTCCCCGGAAGCTTTGATCCAATTACGTTGGGCCATCTTGATATACTGGAACGGGCTGCAGATCTCTTTGATGAAATAATTGTGGCGATCGGAATTAATACCACAAAGCAATACATGTTTCCGCTGGAGAAACGAAAGGAAATGATAGCAGAAGCCCTGAAGCACAAACCTCACATACAGGTAGAAACATACCAGGGCCTGACGGTGGATTACTGCAGGCATCGTGGAGCAAAATTTATCCTGCGGGGATTGCGCAGCGCCCGCGACTTTGATCATGAAAGTGCCATCGCAGGAATGAACCGCGGACTGAACTCCGGCATCGAAACAATCTTCCTCATCAGCAGTCCGCAATACACCCACATCAGCTCCACCATCGTAAGGGAAATATTGAAGAACAAGGGAGATGTGAGTGGATTCGTCCCGCCAGGAACAGCCCATATTTACGAAAACCTATAG
- a CDS encoding HAD family hydrolase, which translates to MNRPSGEGAANILIINNGLTSEKFTQQPKKAIFLDRDGVINRERGEYTWKIEDFEFNPGLAEALRELQSRGYKLIVITNQGGVAKGLYDLEQLQQVHRYMVDALKSEDIHIADVYYCPHHPSVGNCLCRKPNSLMIERALKQHDISTGSSYMIGDKDRDCEAAAGAGVNAILITPNDNLGSYLNLIV; encoded by the coding sequence ATGAATCGCCCATCAGGAGAGGGCGCTGCAAATATATTAATTATCAACAACGGTTTGACTTCAGAAAAATTCACACAACAGCCAAAAAAAGCCATCTTTCTTGACCGCGATGGTGTGATCAATCGTGAACGTGGGGAATATACCTGGAAAATCGAAGACTTTGAATTCAATCCCGGTCTGGCAGAAGCGCTCAGAGAACTGCAATCCCGTGGATATAAGCTGATCGTCATCACCAACCAGGGTGGCGTTGCGAAAGGGCTATACGATCTTGAACAACTTCAGCAGGTTCACCGGTATATGGTGGATGCTCTGAAATCTGAGGATATACATATTGCTGATGTTTACTACTGTCCGCATCATCCTTCGGTCGGCAATTGCCTCTGCCGCAAGCCCAACTCGCTGATGATAGAGCGGGCGTTGAAGCAGCATGACATTTCTACCGGGAGTTCTTATATGATCGGGGATAAAGACCGGGACTGCGAAGCTGCTGCTGGCGCAGGGGTAAATGCCATCTTAATAACGCCCAATGATAATCTAGGGAGTTATCTTAATCTCATTGTCTGA